In the Ipomoea triloba cultivar NCNSP0323 chromosome 6, ASM357664v1 genome, one interval contains:
- the LOC116023576 gene encoding bidirectional sugar transporter N3-like: MAIPVDLHHHLWLSVFGILGNIFSVFVFLAPVSTFIEIYRARSTMDFDSLPYILALLSCKLWMYYGFIQENATLLIFIGSIGVVVETTYILIFLVFATNQVRCQTLKELFLCIGGFYLIFVVSWFLLSGEVRISFVEWITVAASITVFASPIGIVLDVLITRSVEFLKIYMSFFLALSAIMWLGFGFMLRDMCIVLPSIFAFSLGFTQSLLYAIYWEPNQIIEENEHVPEHVMNVQMLGMVNPMNSGRNSSVRDIETNSEATH; this comes from the exons ATGGCTATTCCTGTAGATCTCCATCATCATCTTTGGCTCTCAGTTTTTGGAATCCTTG GGAACATCTTCTCAGTATTTGTATTCCTTGCACCGGT ATCAACATTTATTGAAATTTATAGAGCCAGATCAACAATGGACTTTGATTCTCTTCCTTATATTCTAGCACTACTTTCTTGCAAgctttggatgtattatggttTCATCCAGGAGAATGCCACTCTTCTCATCTTCATCGGCTCAATAGGAGTTGTTGTTGAGACTACCTATATTCTCATTTTTCTTGTCTTTGCAACAAATCAAGTCAGG TGTCAAACATTGAAGGAATTGTTTCTATGCATCGGAGGATTCTATTTAATTTTCGTGGTCTCATGGTTTCTACTCTCGGGTGAAGTTCGTATTAGCTTTGTTGAATGGATTACTGTGGCAGCCTCTATTACAGTTTTTGCTTCACCTATTGGCATAGTG CTTGATGTACTTATAACTAGGAGTGTGGAGTTTTTGAAAATCTACATGTCTTTCTTCCTCGCATTGAGCGCAATCATGTGGCTTGGCTTTGGTTTTATGTTGAGGGATATGTGTATCGTG TTGCCAAGCATCTTTGCATTTTCATTGGGATTCACACAAAGTTTGTTATATGCGATCTACTGGGAGCCAAATCAAATTATAGAGGAAAATGAACATGTGCCAGAGCATGTAATGAACGTCCAGATGCTAGGGATGGTGAACCCCATGAATTCTGGGAGAAATTCAAGCGTTCGTGATATTGAAACAAACTCAGAGGCTACTCATTAA